Proteins encoded in a region of the Haloarcula sp. CBA1129 genome:
- a CDS encoding DUF4255 domain-containing protein: MGNYRAIADVGQTLVDLLEARMSRISRGDVALASPDAQGERGNDWRLTLYLYDVAESDELRNADRRQPEPNADTVSESPLVLDLQYLLTAHPSNGASAGTTDTVEQHEVLGQAMQVLRDNAILRGSELTGSLAGEDQLQISIKQESIDAVMNVWSTFPDQPYQPSVAYLVTPVTIESTRETPVRPVVEREISEHDTSTEVEDGE, encoded by the coding sequence GTGGGAAACTACCGTGCGATAGCGGACGTCGGGCAGACACTCGTCGATCTGCTGGAAGCGCGGATGAGTCGAATCAGTCGTGGTGACGTTGCACTCGCCTCACCTGATGCGCAGGGCGAACGGGGCAATGACTGGCGGTTGACGCTGTATCTCTACGATGTCGCAGAGAGCGACGAACTCCGGAACGCCGACCGGCGGCAACCGGAACCGAACGCCGATACAGTTTCCGAGTCGCCGCTCGTGTTGGATCTCCAGTATCTGCTGACTGCACATCCGTCGAACGGCGCCAGCGCCGGCACGACGGATACGGTCGAGCAACACGAGGTGTTGGGGCAGGCCATGCAGGTCCTCCGGGACAACGCCATCCTGCGTGGTTCCGAGCTTACTGGCTCTCTCGCCGGCGAGGACCAACTCCAGATCTCTATCAAACAGGAGTCGATCGACGCGGTGATGAACGTCTGGAGTACGTTTCCGGACCAGCCCTACCAGCCCTCGGTCGCCTACCTCGTCACGCCGGTGACCATAGAGTCGACCCGAGAGACGCCAGTCCGGCCCGTCGTCGAGCGGGAGATCAGTGAACACGACACCTCTACTGAGGTGGAAGACGGTGAGTGA
- a CDS encoding sulfurtransferase TusA family protein has product MTDIEPDDTVDAKGATCPGPLMDLIGKIRSAESGDVIRLLSDNDQSLTDVPEWAEEAGNELIAVEELDDHNAFYVEKA; this is encoded by the coding sequence ATGACTGACATCGAGCCTGACGATACTGTCGACGCCAAAGGCGCAACCTGTCCTGGTCCGCTGATGGACCTCATCGGAAAAATTCGGAGCGCAGAGTCGGGAGACGTGATCCGACTTCTGAGCGACAACGACCAGTCGCTTACCGACGTTCCCGAGTGGGCCGAGGAGGCCGGTAACGAACTAATCGCGGTCGAAGAGCTCGACGACCACAACGCGTTCTACGTGGAAAAAGCATGA
- a CDS encoding phage tail sheath family protein yields the protein MPEYQTPGVYVEEVERGAKSIEGVGTSTAGFLGRTERGPTDPQFVTSYAEFKRVFGEPFDNSNLAYAVDGFFNNGGSNAYVGRIVPEKWTSDTSATASVTLDDGNSTDTHDIDAVGPGPWGADVAVNVDDASLGDDAFKLRIGYWEDLPETTDRAYSNEAETDADKGLVQFYGEPVVEEVYDNLSTNERSSNFVENRLGGSNLVDATQESATRPANTTTILSASRDFAIDENANATDDENQVDRADFQGITTAGERTGLQAFQEIDEIAMVCVPDENRYDGLRGDIITHCQTEMGDRVAILQPGSGTQPVKAKEAAGKVDTSYAAFYYPWVTILDPATGIEKAVPPCGHVAGIYARSDNQHGVHKAPANEVVRGIQSLELNLTKADQSQLNPQGVNCIRSLRGRGIRVWGARTLSSNPSWKYLNVRRLMLYIEESIDEGTQWVVFESNDERTWARVRQTVRNFLTSVWDDGALMGSTPEEAFYVKCDRSTMTQDDIDNGRLICEIGVAPVKPAEFVIFRISQWTGGVEGE from the coding sequence ATGCCTGAGTACCAGACACCGGGCGTGTACGTCGAGGAAGTCGAGCGCGGCGCGAAGTCGATCGAAGGTGTTGGAACGAGCACCGCTGGGTTCCTTGGGCGGACCGAGCGAGGTCCCACGGATCCCCAGTTTGTCACGAGCTACGCGGAGTTCAAGCGGGTGTTCGGCGAACCGTTCGACAACAGCAACCTGGCCTACGCCGTCGATGGGTTCTTCAATAACGGCGGGTCAAACGCGTACGTCGGTCGAATCGTCCCGGAGAAGTGGACCAGCGACACCTCCGCCACAGCCAGTGTGACACTCGACGACGGCAATTCGACGGACACACACGATATAGACGCGGTCGGTCCCGGACCGTGGGGAGCAGATGTCGCGGTCAACGTCGACGACGCGAGCCTCGGTGATGACGCGTTCAAACTCCGAATCGGTTACTGGGAGGACCTCCCGGAGACGACCGACCGAGCGTATTCGAACGAGGCCGAGACCGACGCAGACAAGGGTTTGGTTCAGTTCTACGGCGAACCGGTCGTCGAGGAGGTGTACGACAACCTCTCGACGAACGAGCGGTCGAGCAACTTCGTGGAAAACCGCCTCGGCGGCTCGAACCTCGTGGACGCGACGCAGGAATCCGCTACCCGGCCGGCCAACACCACCACGATTCTGTCCGCCAGTCGTGACTTCGCTATCGACGAAAATGCGAACGCCACTGACGACGAGAATCAGGTCGACCGGGCTGACTTCCAGGGCATAACAACCGCCGGCGAGCGGACGGGACTGCAGGCATTCCAAGAAATCGACGAAATAGCCATGGTCTGCGTGCCCGACGAGAACAGATACGACGGGCTCCGGGGAGACATCATCACTCACTGCCAGACCGAGATGGGAGATCGGGTCGCGATCCTCCAGCCGGGTTCGGGAACCCAGCCGGTAAAGGCCAAGGAGGCAGCGGGCAAGGTCGACACGTCGTACGCGGCCTTTTACTACCCGTGGGTGACGATCCTCGACCCGGCGACGGGGATCGAGAAAGCGGTTCCACCCTGTGGGCACGTTGCGGGTATCTACGCCCGAAGCGACAATCAGCACGGCGTCCACAAGGCGCCGGCCAACGAGGTCGTCCGGGGGATACAATCTCTCGAACTCAACCTCACCAAGGCCGACCAGTCCCAGCTCAATCCCCAGGGCGTCAACTGTATCCGTAGTTTGCGGGGCCGTGGTATCCGCGTCTGGGGCGCCCGAACCCTCTCCAGCAACCCATCCTGGAAGTACCTGAACGTCAGACGGCTCATGCTGTACATAGAGGAGTCAATCGACGAGGGCACCCAGTGGGTCGTCTTCGAGTCGAACGACGAACGAACCTGGGCCAGAGTCAGACAGACGGTCCGGAACTTCCTGACCTCGGTCTGGGACGACGGTGCGCTGATGGGGTCGACGCCCGAGGAGGCGTTCTACGTGAAATGCGATCGGTCGACGATGACCCAGGACGACATCGACAACGGGCGACTCATCTGCGAGATCGGTGTCGCGCCGGTCAAACCAGCCGAGTTCGTCATTTTCAGAATCAGCCAGTGGACCGGCGGCGTGGAGGGAGAGTGA
- a CDS encoding phage tail protein has product MPDRYGPYRNVRYILEIDGIAIAGFSSCSIPENSTEPIEYREGTDPPTVRKLWSLNSYGNLTLEKGTTQDSLALFEWRKSVEQGQVDSARRNIAVILLDEEGGTGPRWEFKNAWIINYDGPDLDSTGNEVAIESLEIAHEEMERVA; this is encoded by the coding sequence ATGCCAGATAGATACGGGCCATACAGGAACGTCAGGTACATTCTCGAAATCGATGGTATCGCGATTGCCGGGTTCAGCAGCTGTTCGATACCGGAAAACTCGACGGAGCCGATCGAGTACCGGGAGGGTACCGACCCGCCGACGGTCAGGAAGCTTTGGAGTCTCAACTCCTACGGCAACCTGACCCTCGAGAAGGGAACGACTCAGGACTCGCTCGCGCTGTTCGAGTGGAGAAAGTCTGTCGAGCAGGGACAGGTCGACTCGGCGCGACGGAATATCGCCGTCATCCTCTTGGACGAAGAGGGCGGAACCGGCCCACGATGGGAGTTCAAGAATGCCTGGATCATCAATTATGACGGCCCGGACCTCGACTCGACCGGGAACGAAGTCGCGATTGAATCGCTCGAAATCGCCCACGAGGAGATGGAACGCGTGGCATGA
- a CDS encoding phage tail protein, which yields MPPGVRVDPYLDFRFYVEIEGIVVAGFSDVSGLEIEVGTVEYEEGGRNGFTHEKPNRTSYSHLELEKGLTDSRELIDWMESVAAGRIDRKTVFVFLLDARGLPKWGWQCEAAYPVRYSAPDLQADQGAVAVETLELAHRGLSRMEVVGG from the coding sequence ATGCCCCCCGGTGTCCGAGTCGACCCGTACCTCGATTTCAGGTTCTACGTCGAGATTGAGGGCATCGTCGTGGCCGGCTTCTCAGACGTCAGTGGCCTGGAAATCGAGGTCGGCACTGTTGAGTACGAAGAGGGCGGTCGCAACGGCTTCACCCATGAAAAACCGAATCGGACGTCGTACTCGCACCTCGAACTGGAGAAGGGGCTGACTGACTCCCGTGAGTTGATCGACTGGATGGAGAGCGTCGCGGCCGGGCGCATCGATCGAAAGACGGTGTTCGTGTTTTTGCTGGACGCCCGGGGACTCCCGAAATGGGGCTGGCAGTGTGAGGCTGCCTACCCGGTGCGGTATTCGGCCCCCGACCTCCAAGCTGACCAAGGAGCGGTCGCGGTCGAGACGCTGGAGCTCGCCCATCGGGGGCTCTCCAGAATGGAGGTCGTCGGTGGATGA
- a CDS encoding M20 family metallopeptidase, translated as MSDVTPSEYVRAHREELVTLALNLLAIDTSNPPGETCEIVAEIEQFLGPLPVEVERFAADPAKPNLLVRVPSGSDHTLLYSGHLDTVPFDAEAWSYAPLGERVDERVYGRGATDMKGAVASMLFAIRAVTATDTEPPVDLQFAFVSDEEVGGDAGLPALLDTGRLDADACVIGEPTCEEGRHSVTVADRGSIWLTLEASGEGAHGSRPVLGVNAIDRLYDAIETMRERFGTQRLEIDDDVAPIVEESVEYYASSMGEATVRDLFWYPSINLGVLEGGDAINTVPQSAYAEVDVRLTAGVHTPDVLAEIRECVADCKGITIADVSWSVGTAEDPASPLVEAVASTAEEITGNHVFRRSATGGGDAKKLRNAGISTVEFALGTDTVHAHDEYVPVDVLVDNAVVYAQLPARWQSQIDR; from the coding sequence ATGAGCGACGTGACTCCCTCCGAGTATGTTCGAGCCCACCGCGAGGAACTGGTCACGCTTGCCCTGAATCTTCTTGCAATTGACACGTCGAACCCGCCAGGCGAGACGTGCGAGATCGTCGCCGAGATCGAACAATTCCTCGGCCCGCTTCCGGTCGAAGTGGAGCGTTTTGCAGCTGATCCAGCAAAGCCGAATCTGCTCGTTCGAGTTCCGAGTGGGTCTGACCACACGTTGCTATATAGTGGCCACCTCGATACGGTGCCTTTCGACGCTGAAGCTTGGTCATACGCTCCACTTGGCGAGCGCGTCGACGAACGCGTCTACGGCCGCGGCGCGACCGACATGAAAGGTGCCGTGGCGTCGATGCTGTTCGCAATTCGGGCCGTCACAGCCACCGACACAGAGCCACCTGTCGACCTCCAGTTCGCGTTCGTGAGCGACGAGGAAGTGGGTGGTGACGCCGGGTTGCCCGCGTTGCTGGATACTGGACGGCTCGACGCTGACGCGTGCGTGATCGGCGAGCCGACCTGCGAGGAGGGTCGCCACTCTGTCACAGTCGCAGACCGGGGCAGCATCTGGTTGACTCTCGAAGCCAGCGGCGAAGGGGCCCACGGCTCACGGCCGGTACTCGGCGTCAATGCCATCGACCGACTCTACGACGCCATCGAGACGATGCGTGAACGGTTTGGCACCCAGAGACTCGAAATCGACGATGACGTGGCACCGATTGTCGAGGAATCAGTCGAATACTACGCCTCCTCGATGGGCGAGGCCACCGTTCGAGATCTGTTCTGGTACCCTTCGATCAATCTCGGCGTCCTTGAGGGTGGGGACGCGATAAACACCGTCCCGCAGTCTGCGTACGCCGAAGTTGACGTGCGACTGACCGCAGGTGTCCACACGCCCGATGTGCTCGCTGAGATTCGCGAGTGCGTTGCCGACTGTAAAGGTATCACAATCGCCGACGTCTCTTGGAGCGTCGGTACGGCCGAAGATCCTGCCAGCCCACTCGTCGAAGCCGTTGCGTCGACCGCGGAGGAGATCACGGGTAATCACGTCTTCAGACGGAGCGCTACGGGTGGTGGTGACGCCAAGAAACTCCGGAATGCAGGCATCTCGACCGTCGAGTTCGCGCTGGGGACCGATACCGTCCACGCCCACGACGAGTACGTCCCGGTCGACGTGCTTGTCGACAACGCCGTCGTTTACGCTCAGCTACCAGCCCGGTGGCAGTCCCAGATCGACCGGTAG
- a CDS encoding ATP-binding protein: MTPTPYPDSTAHLRDELRRLDVMLRLHLEEWWADGGGEFNGLYIADEEVDRLLDLSGRIGDDGTALRETGPPCTDRTETLRAHLEAITEEIRQRERATAGTDTDLRLLELASRFHLAASHRDPLLLALAPELERKYEKVYAYLQDDVTRTRPTVELLLRMLCSTAVERMDAREAFTRRSPLVRGGLVRLLGEDTAPLPSHTVAVDDRVVEYLLGMDDVPAPLEGAVSVVHPEQGLETLALGETVRDRLAAQAVSSEDQSRLVYTHGPPGSGENDAVEAICAERGLAVVWADADALDLTGGHSKRRGSTAGGSPLKALVREARLQDGAIHLRNLAAPRAGEGGDGSPPELEDVVTRIVERLEPYDGPVFLSGDRALSPRVGARLDGWSVRMVAFDTPGYDRRVELWEAVEDLPEGVEPAGLASKFALTAGQVEDAVVTARTITGGEGLSAQAVYAACRSQSRERLGALAKAVETGYTWSDIVLPEETMTHLREVAAHVKHQGKIYSEWGFSSKYSTGNGLNVLFTGPSGTGKTMAAEIVAGQAGLDLYRLDLASVVSKYIGETEENLKAVFDEAEGSNAVLFFDEADALFGERSDVSDSQDRYANVEVSYLLQRMENHDGTVILASNLKENIDDAFLRRINLSVEFPMPDRDAREQIWRSVFPAATPTGELDIDFLAEFDLSGGSIKNAALTAAFLAAEDDEPVGMTHLAQALRRELEKTGRLIDAEDFGEYGEVLKR, translated from the coding sequence ATGACCCCGACTCCCTACCCGGACAGCACCGCCCACTTGCGCGACGAACTGCGACGACTCGACGTGATGCTCCGACTCCACCTGGAGGAGTGGTGGGCGGACGGTGGCGGGGAGTTCAACGGACTGTACATCGCCGACGAGGAAGTCGACCGCTTGCTCGACCTCTCCGGTCGCATCGGTGACGACGGGACGGCCCTGCGGGAGACGGGACCACCGTGCACCGACCGCACCGAGACACTCCGTGCGCATCTCGAGGCTATCACAGAGGAGATTCGACAGCGGGAACGAGCGACGGCTGGCACTGACACCGACCTCCGCCTTCTCGAACTCGCCAGTCGCTTCCACCTCGCGGCCAGCCATCGGGACCCACTGCTGCTCGCGCTCGCCCCGGAACTCGAACGGAAGTACGAGAAAGTGTACGCCTATCTCCAGGACGACGTCACGCGGACCCGTCCGACAGTGGAGTTACTCCTCCGGATGCTCTGCAGTACGGCGGTCGAACGGATGGACGCGCGTGAGGCGTTCACACGCCGGTCGCCGCTTGTTCGCGGTGGACTCGTCAGGTTGTTGGGTGAGGACACTGCCCCACTCCCCTCCCACACTGTCGCGGTCGACGACCGCGTCGTGGAGTACCTGCTCGGGATGGACGACGTCCCAGCCCCACTGGAGGGGGCCGTCTCCGTCGTCCATCCCGAGCAGGGGCTAGAGACGCTTGCACTCGGGGAGACCGTTCGCGACCGACTGGCCGCCCAAGCCGTATCGTCGGAAGACCAGTCGCGACTCGTGTACACTCACGGGCCGCCCGGTTCGGGGGAGAACGATGCCGTCGAGGCAATCTGCGCCGAGCGAGGCCTCGCTGTCGTCTGGGCCGACGCCGACGCGCTGGATCTGACCGGCGGTCACTCAAAGCGGCGCGGTTCGACCGCCGGCGGTTCGCCACTCAAGGCCCTCGTCAGAGAAGCCCGACTGCAGGACGGGGCGATTCATCTGCGAAACCTCGCGGCGCCACGGGCTGGCGAAGGGGGCGACGGGTCGCCCCCTGAGCTCGAGGACGTTGTCACGCGGATAGTCGAGCGCCTGGAACCGTATGACGGCCCGGTGTTCCTCTCGGGCGACCGGGCACTGTCTCCGCGAGTGGGCGCCCGCCTGGACGGGTGGTCGGTACGGATGGTCGCGTTCGACACCCCGGGCTACGACAGGCGCGTGGAATTGTGGGAGGCCGTCGAAGACCTTCCCGAGGGTGTCGAACCGGCGGGGCTCGCATCGAAGTTCGCCCTCACAGCAGGGCAGGTCGAGGACGCGGTGGTGACTGCCCGGACGATAACCGGCGGCGAGGGGCTTTCCGCCCAAGCGGTGTACGCCGCCTGTCGGAGCCAGTCGCGGGAACGTCTCGGAGCACTGGCCAAGGCAGTAGAAACCGGCTACACGTGGTCGGATATCGTGCTCCCGGAGGAAACGATGACGCACCTTCGGGAGGTCGCCGCTCACGTCAAACACCAGGGGAAGATCTATTCGGAGTGGGGGTTCTCGAGCAAGTACTCCACCGGCAACGGACTGAACGTACTGTTCACCGGCCCATCCGGAACCGGGAAGACGATGGCCGCGGAGATAGTCGCCGGCCAGGCCGGCCTCGACCTCTACCGACTGGATCTCGCGAGCGTCGTCAGCAAGTACATCGGCGAGACCGAGGAGAACCTCAAGGCGGTGTTCGACGAGGCGGAGGGAAGCAACGCAGTGCTGTTTTTCGACGAAGCTGACGCACTGTTCGGCGAGCGATCGGATGTCAGCGACTCTCAGGACCGCTACGCGAACGTGGAAGTGAGCTACCTGCTCCAGCGGATGGAAAACCACGATGGGACCGTCATCCTCGCCAGCAATCTCAAGGAGAATATCGACGACGCCTTTCTCCGGCGAATAAACCTCAGCGTCGAGTTCCCGATGCCGGACCGGGACGCGCGCGAGCAAATCTGGCGGTCCGTGTTCCCGGCAGCGACTCCCACGGGGGAGCTCGACATCGACTTTCTCGCCGAATTCGACCTCTCGGGGGGGAGTATCAAAAACGCCGCCCTGACCGCGGCCTTTCTCGCCGCCGAGGACGACGAGCCCGTGGGAATGACACACCTAGCCCAAGCACTCCGCCGGGAACTGGAGAAGACAGGCCGACTGATAGACGCCGAGGATTTCGGCGAGTACGGGGAGGTGCTAAAACGGTGA
- a CDS encoding NAD(P)/FAD-dependent oxidoreductase encodes MTEHVVIVGGGTGGTVLANDLADRLEPELDAGDVRITLVNDDHDHVYKPVWLYVPFGQRELDDGRRPLEDLVDDAVDLRIDRVSEINTESQQLESMEGNDVIEYDYLVLATGSTLESDQIPGLTEGGHNYYSESGATDLRDELLSFTEGELVLSVIGTPHMCPAAPLEFVFMADDWLRERGLRDDVDITYTYPIQRVHGNPHIAEWARPIMEERDIQVETFFNAESIDAEAETITSMEGTELDYDLLVTIPPHSGVDLIEEAGLGDDGWVDVDKHTLEAEAAENVYALGDTADTGVPNAGSVAHYQAGVVGQRLASEIRGRPATATYDGKTLCFIETGMDAASFVEFDYENPPSPAPPSQKLHWSKLAYNESYWLTARGLL; translated from the coding sequence ATGACTGAGCACGTCGTCATCGTCGGCGGCGGGACCGGTGGCACCGTCCTCGCGAACGACCTCGCGGACCGACTCGAACCCGAACTCGACGCCGGCGATGTCCGCATCACGCTGGTCAACGACGACCACGACCACGTCTACAAACCGGTCTGGCTGTACGTGCCGTTCGGCCAGCGTGAACTAGACGATGGCCGCCGCCCGCTCGAGGACCTCGTCGACGACGCTGTCGATCTCCGGATCGACCGCGTCTCCGAGATCAACACCGAGTCCCAGCAACTGGAGAGCATGGAGGGCAACGACGTCATCGAATACGATTACCTCGTGCTAGCGACCGGATCGACGCTGGAGTCCGACCAGATCCCCGGTCTCACAGAGGGCGGTCACAACTACTACAGCGAGTCGGGCGCGACCGATCTGCGCGACGAACTGCTGTCGTTCACCGAGGGCGAACTCGTGTTGAGTGTCATCGGGACCCCCCACATGTGTCCGGCGGCGCCACTGGAGTTCGTCTTCATGGCCGACGACTGGCTCCGCGAGCGTGGCCTGCGAGACGACGTCGACATCACCTACACGTACCCGATCCAGCGCGTCCACGGCAACCCCCATATCGCCGAGTGGGCTCGCCCAATCATGGAGGAACGGGACATCCAAGTGGAGACGTTCTTCAACGCCGAGTCGATCGACGCGGAGGCGGAGACCATCACGTCGATGGAGGGGACCGAACTCGATTACGACCTCCTCGTGACGATTCCGCCCCACAGCGGCGTCGACCTGATCGAGGAGGCGGGGCTTGGAGACGACGGCTGGGTCGACGTCGACAAGCACACGTTGGAAGCCGAGGCTGCTGAGAACGTCTACGCGCTCGGCGACACCGCCGACACCGGTGTCCCGAACGCGGGCAGCGTCGCGCACTACCAGGCCGGCGTCGTCGGCCAGCGCCTCGCCAGTGAGATTCGCGGCCGCCCGGCGACGGCGACCTATGACGGGAAGACGCTGTGCTTCATTGAGACGGGGATGGATGCGGCATCGTTCGTCGAGTTCGACTATGAGAATCCGCCGTCGCCGGCGCCACCCTCCCAGAAACTTCACTGGTCGAAGCTGGCGTACAACGAGTCCTACTGGCTGACTGCACGAGGACTGCTCTGA
- a CDS encoding DUF2892 domain-containing protein, with protein sequence MGMKSNIGAADRRTRIVVGVGLVAVGLASLGGLLGLGTAVGTVLTLLGSVLAGTGLIRVCLLYRLLGVDTSGSR encoded by the coding sequence GTGGGTATGAAGAGCAATATTGGTGCAGCTGACAGACGAACCCGAATCGTCGTTGGGGTAGGTCTGGTGGCTGTCGGATTGGCCTCACTTGGGGGGTTGCTTGGACTCGGGACAGCTGTCGGCACAGTGCTGACGCTGCTTGGGTCCGTTCTCGCCGGGACTGGACTCATCCGGGTCTGTCTCCTGTATCGCCTGCTAGGAGTGGACACGTCGGGGTCCCGCTAG
- a CDS encoding class I SAM-dependent methyltransferase, with amino-acid sequence MDRFQNTGQPDWDWWSKLWPTPGATLRKLGVESGESVAEVGCGSGYFALPAARIVAPEPVYAIDLDASLLDELDNLAERQGIENVVPSHGDARNLAEVLPEPVSTLVVANTFHGVDDQSGLVEQAFRAIEPGGSLVVVNWHERPRETTTIGTEPRGPPTERRMTPEETEDAVLPAAAFELDQRVDLPPYHYALVFER; translated from the coding sequence ATGGATCGGTTCCAGAACACCGGTCAGCCCGACTGGGACTGGTGGAGCAAACTCTGGCCGACACCCGGTGCGACGCTCCGGAAACTCGGCGTCGAGTCAGGCGAGTCAGTCGCCGAGGTTGGCTGTGGGAGTGGCTACTTTGCGCTCCCAGCTGCTCGGATTGTCGCACCCGAGCCAGTTTACGCGATCGACTTGGATGCGTCACTGCTCGATGAACTCGATAATCTCGCCGAACGGCAGGGGATCGAGAACGTCGTTCCGAGTCACGGTGACGCCCGGAATCTGGCTGAAGTTCTTCCGGAACCGGTCAGCACGCTCGTAGTGGCAAACACGTTCCACGGCGTCGACGACCAGTCAGGATTGGTCGAGCAGGCGTTCCGAGCGATTGAACCTGGCGGGAGCTTGGTCGTCGTCAACTGGCACGAGCGCCCGCGTGAGACGACGACTATCGGAACTGAACCTCGGGGACCTCCGACGGAACGTCGGATGACGCCGGAAGAAACCGAAGATGCCGTGCTGCCGGCCGCAGCGTTTGAGCTTGACCAGCGGGTCGATCTGCCGCCGTACCACTACGCGCTCGTCTTCGAGCGGTGA
- a CDS encoding bacterio-opsin activator domain-containing protein has translation MFAELGLAVGDAINAAENRRTLASDEVTRLEFRLDGTDDPLVSLSAALECTVELDRVGDGGDGDCAAYVTMLDCEPDAVAAHARDAPGIERSEVLCAGDERCAVRLTLDDAVVTTLARYGAAVQSQTVTEGSGRLVVDIALSNDVRSIVEAVQSTYPDLDLVAQHEREPDAAAETKLRTAFGESLTDRQLEAAQTAYFAGFFEWPRDASGEEVAATMGINQSTFTQHLRAAERKLFAGLFDRTDDAVADPAGA, from the coding sequence GTGTTCGCCGAACTCGGACTGGCTGTCGGGGACGCCATCAACGCGGCCGAGAACCGACGGACGCTCGCATCCGACGAGGTGACGCGCCTCGAGTTCCGGCTCGACGGGACGGACGATCCGCTGGTTTCGCTGTCGGCGGCGCTGGAGTGTACGGTCGAACTCGACCGAGTCGGGGACGGCGGAGATGGAGACTGCGCCGCCTACGTCACCATGCTGGACTGCGAACCGGACGCCGTCGCGGCTCACGCCCGTGACGCTCCGGGAATCGAACGGTCCGAAGTCCTGTGCGCCGGCGACGAGCGGTGCGCAGTCAGGCTGACCCTCGACGACGCCGTCGTGACGACGCTGGCTCGGTACGGCGCAGCCGTCCAGTCCCAGACGGTTACCGAGGGTTCGGGCCGCCTCGTCGTCGATATCGCTCTGTCCAACGACGTTCGGTCGATCGTCGAGGCCGTTCAGTCGACGTACCCGGATTTGGATTTGGTCGCCCAGCACGAGCGAGAGCCCGACGCGGCCGCCGAGACGAAGCTCCGGACGGCCTTCGGGGAGTCGCTGACCGACCGACAGCTCGAGGCCGCCCAGACGGCCTACTTCGCGGGGTTCTTCGAGTGGCCGCGCGACGCCAGCGGCGAGGAGGTCGCCGCGACGATGGGGATCAACCAGTCGACGTTCACCCAGCACCTCCGCGCGGCGGAACGGAAGCTGTTCGCAGGGCTGTTCGACCGGACGGACGACGCTGTCGCCGATCCGGCCGGTGCGTGA